In the Natranaeroarchaeum aerophilus genome, one interval contains:
- a CDS encoding Mrp/NBP35 family ATP-binding protein produces the protein MTSERELLDRLGTVTDPQLDDDIVSLGLINEVTVDDGTAYVSLALNTPYAPGEMELGERIRDAIAELGLEPQLQADVDESVGFDTEVYPDIKNVIAVASGKGGVGKTTVATNLAAGLNDLGARVGILDADIHGPNVPRILNVEDEPSLTDDQRLIPPSSDGISVISMRFLTENEDDPAVLRGPMVNNVLMQFVEDVEWGRLDYLIVDLPPGTGDASLNLLQSVPVTGAVIVTTPQQMAVDDARKGLELFAQHDTEVLGVVENMSAFQCPNCDDTHEVFGRDGADGIVEDYGVDLLGRLPVHPDLGAEGTGRPAVTDTESAVAEPLTELVETVADRVGEVNRATVGDHRAEPDDADWLDDGA, from the coding sequence ATGACATCAGAACGTGAACTTCTCGACCGGCTCGGCACAGTAACCGACCCACAGCTAGACGACGATATCGTGTCCCTGGGGCTGATAAACGAAGTGACAGTCGACGACGGAACGGCGTACGTCTCGCTGGCGCTGAACACGCCGTACGCGCCGGGCGAAATGGAGCTTGGCGAGCGGATCCGCGATGCAATCGCGGAACTGGGTCTGGAACCCCAGCTCCAGGCCGACGTCGACGAGTCGGTCGGCTTCGATACTGAAGTGTATCCGGACATCAAGAACGTGATTGCGGTCGCAAGTGGCAAAGGCGGGGTCGGAAAGACCACCGTCGCGACGAATCTCGCTGCAGGGTTGAATGACCTCGGCGCCCGTGTCGGAATCCTGGACGCGGATATTCACGGTCCCAACGTGCCGCGGATCCTCAACGTCGAGGACGAGCCGTCACTGACGGACGACCAGCGTCTCATTCCGCCGAGTTCGGACGGGATCAGCGTCATCAGTATGCGCTTTCTCACGGAAAACGAGGACGACCCAGCAGTGCTCCGTGGCCCGATGGTGAACAACGTCCTCATGCAGTTTGTCGAGGACGTGGAGTGGGGGCGTCTGGATTATCTGATCGTCGATCTGCCGCCGGGGACTGGCGACGCCTCACTAAACCTGCTTCAGAGCGTCCCTGTTACCGGCGCAGTGATCGTCACGACGCCACAGCAGATGGCCGTCGACGATGCCCGCAAGGGGTTAGAGCTGTTCGCACAGCACGATACCGAGGTGCTCGGTGTCGTCGAAAACATGAGCGCGTTCCAGTGTCCGAACTGTGATGATACCCACGAGGTGTTCGGTCGCGATGGCGCGGACGGGATCGTCGAGGACTACGGTGTCGACCTGCTGGGGCGGCTACCCGTCCACCCGGATCTCGGTGCCGAAGGCACTGGACGGCCGGCGGTCACTGACACGGAAAGCGCCGTCGCCGAACCGCTGACCGAACTCGTCGAGACGGTTGCCGATCGAGTCGGCGAAGTCAACCGGGCAACAGTCGGCGATCACCGTGCCGAGCCGGACGACGCCGACTGGCTCGACGACGGAGCGTAA